The genome window AGAGGGTCGATAACTTACCGAAGACACGTACTGGGGTCTACAAGAGTCCACATGTGAATGACTGACCCTGAAACCAGAACACAAAATCTTACctatgaaaataaaacttaagtgTCTTCAGATAACCACGCCCTAGTATCAAGGTGGTAAGGAGATTTATGTATCAATTCAAAAACTTTATACCTATCCATATTCTATTTCAAAAGTAAGTGCTAAAAACACAATTGAAGATAAAAATGAATGAGCGCTTATTCCCATACAGCTTCACCAAGGGAGCTAATAAAGAATAATTTCAGCAAGAACAAAGGCAGACCTGGAGAAAAACCAGGAACACAAGAAAAATGAtcccaaaatgttaataatataaTTAATTCTCTTacccattttaaaaacacaaatgtctaaataacaataaaaaaaacatgAGAATAGGTGATGGGTATTTGGACTGTGCCATGACCATGAAGAGGAGAGCGTTCGTgcgcaataaataaaataaatgtgcaaCTAATGAAATAAACCTTTGTTAGAAAATGTATAATCGAACTGATTTTTGGATGGGGCAAAGAGGTCATCAAATCCCCTGCTCAAGAAGCGATGTCAGAGACACCCGCTCTGTAATAGATGGTGTTGACTTCCTCTTCCCTGCTTCTCCCCTCTAAGGAAGCCAAATTCCTTGGAAAATGATTACACAGGCAACAATAAAAAGAACTCTGAATGCTGGAAAGAAGAAAGCAGACTGACTAGGGACCTCAGGACTTGGGGAATAACATATGAGGTGTTAGCCTCctgggtttttttaatctctcataTACCGGGGACTTGGTGTCAGGGAGGTCTGAAACCTGGAATCATCAACAggtatccaaaaaaaaagaaagaagaaaaactaaaaaaaaaaaaaaaaaaaaaaaaaacagaaaacagaaaaagctgGCTCTCCCTGGCcacagaagaagaaaggagaagccCAAAAGACTGAGTGGAGCGCCCCAACCCACAACCCGTGACTGAGTCACCAGCAAGCAGCCCCGAGCAcccacagcagcagcagtagcaaaGCCCTGGCCTCCCGGACCTCCACCTGTGGCGTGAGAAGACCCAGGAACAGTAGCCCCTGACTCACTCCCTTGTTCAGTGGGAGGTGGCCCGGGAACCCTAGGCAGCCCAGGGAACACTTTACATCCCCACAAACAGCACCAGCAGGAGCTGACAGAGCCCACAGAAGAATGACGCAGACCAGGACAGCACTGCTGGGCTCTGGAAGCTGAACTGTCAAGTTCACAAAAACAGGTCAACTTATTTTTAAGCTAAACCTAAACAGCAAAATTGCCTGCTAAATAGAAGATTGAAATTGGGGTCTCTAAATACCCAAAATACCAAGGATACAACAGAAATCATTCCTCACACCAAGAGCCAGTGAAGAAGAAACAAAGTAATGCTatcaacaaaaataatttaattgacatttatatATCACTCCAGTAACAGCAGAATACATGTTCTTTTCAGCACTCATAGAACATTTACTGAGATAGTCTTTATCCTGGGTCAGAAAACAACCTTAACAGATTTAAAAGaattggaatcatacaaaatatgttctctgaccataCTAGAATAAAACTGGAAATCAATTACAGACAGGCagcaagaaaaatttcaaaacaccTGAAAGTTAGACAGCATAGTTCTAAATAACTTGTGAATCAAAAATGACGTCCTAGAGACAATAAAGTCTACACAgacctgaatgaaaatgaaagaacatcgTAGCACGATTTGTAGGATACAGCTAAAGCAATCCCGAGAGAGGTATACGTCGCAATACACGCTTACATTAGAAAACTGAAATGGTTCTGCATTAGAGTCTGGGGTACCAGTGTGaactcatacacatacacacacacacaagcacagagaaatacaaaatagGTAAGGCTGTATAAATGGGAACATTATTTCCAGTTCTGTCTGCTGAGAGGACCTAGAAGCAGAGATTTGCTAGTAGCCATGAACACACCTGAATGctcagattttgtttgttttttttaattcctttgtccAATAGCAGGAATCAAAGCTCCTTGGAAAAGTAGTTGACTCTGGAACTGGGCAGACAAAATAACAAGATAGTCCTGGAGCACCTTCTGAGGCTAAATAAAGTAAAGAAATCCTTGGGAAAAGGTAAGAGGGAAATGCGGGCATGTTGGAAAGACTCAGGAGCTAACCTGAAAAAGGTCAaatctggaacaatttgagcaacaaaattaaCAGTAATAATAGTAGGCAATAGccgaaataataaaataaatattgatgagTCCATGCAGgtataaatgattaaataaatgtatGCAGAGAACTCTTCCTTAGAGAAGAATTCTAATTAAGTGTAGATGAAACAAGAGAGGTAGAAAATCACCATGAGAACAGCACAAAAATAATTGCTGTAGGCAAGACCCAGTGATCACATCAAAATCAGTGGTGAAAGTTTAAGGTTAAACAAGATTTTTGTGTAGCATCAAAGTATGACCCACTTAAATATGTATTACATAGGCAGAAATAATAACCATTTAGTGGAGAACCCTGGCAGATACCACCTTACTCAGGTGATCAAGATTAACACTTCTCCTGTGCTGAGAAGGGTAGGTTGCCCTCGGTGGGATTCTTCTTAAAAATCCATAACCTCAATGTACTCATTGAGAAAACAGCATGCAAATCCAAATTGAGGAcaattctacaaaatacctaacTGGTACTCCTCGGATGTATCAAGGCCACAGAAGATATCAACACAGAGGAACAATCACAGTCCGgaggagactaaggagacatgacaactaaataaaATGTGGGATTCTGGATTGATACTGGTAAAGAGAGAAaattctactggaaaaaaactagGGAAATCCAATTCAAGTCTGAAGTGCAGCTAATAGCTTTGCACCagtgttaatttcctggtttCAATAACTGACCTGTAAGATGCCAACATTAGGAGAAGCTTGATAAAGCCtagatggggggagggggcgattctctgtactatttttgtaaTTATCCTGTAAGACTGAAATGgtgtcacatttaaaaaatttttagactAAAGTTGTCATGAGTCATTTTCTAACTTACACTAGGCAGAGAGGGAAAAGGTGGGTGCCTTTTCAAAACACAGAAATCAGAGGCATCAAGTGGTTCCAACCTTCCCAATTGGGCCACAGAAAACCTAAAGCATGAGTTAAGTATGGCCACTCATACAAGTCAATTCTTTCTCCACTGTGAATTCAAAAAGCAAAGACAGGAATGTTCGATAAATTAGCAAAAAGTCATAcatatttttcaatatatattattatatgtcatataatacatattatatattctatacataatatatttaacatGTATATATGGTAAACATATGTAATGTGAATGTGCATTATACATATTGCATGTATTACATATGTgtatgaaatatatacatatagtattacatatattttgtattatattataaagtattatatatactaattatattttacatatatgtatatacataatatataaatatacaatatatcGTATATATGTTCTGTGTATTCTTATTGTgtacataatatatacatataatatacacacaataaATTTACATAATACATGACTTTGTACATGAATCTATGGCATTTGAATATAAATGACTATGTATGTGACGTACATGACTGTTCATCTACTGAGTGTTCATGTGGAACCAAatgttgagagagagaaagaatacaCAGATTCTCAGAAAGATGGACCACGGCCCAATTAAGAAAAGGGAACGGTAGAGacagctgcagcagcagcaggtgtCCTGCCTGCTCCTCCCTGCAGGAAAACTGGTCCAAAGCTTCCCTGTTCTGTCGCAGGGATCCTGACCACAGGCGTGGGCCCGACAGATGACCTCCAGCCGCCCAAATCCTAGCGGCACACCTGGCTGAAGGACGATGGGGATGGGCCATTGTCTCTGGAGAGAACTGACTTgatggggctggggagtgggctGCAACCACAGGAACAGCACCCTGGGCTCCCTCAAGAGCGAAGCTGGAGTCTGACGGTCTCCTTTAATGCTCCTCTGAGCAGCAGAGTACTGGGGAACAGAGCCTGGAGGGCCAGGAAAAGGGAACCATTTTTTTTACAGCCAGGTGGagcaagacagaaaataacaaggcAGCCCATGGAGACAGCGGCCCAGCCAGCTACACAGGAAGGTCCCGGGCCGGCCTGCCGAGCGCCGGTCTCCCAGAGACCCCGCAGCTGCGCGTGCGCGCTGGGGGCAGCGGGTTGCGGGGCGGAAGGCCGAGAGTCTGCGACGGCCTCGGGCTTACCCTTCCAGGACTTTGTTGATCCACTGGATCGCAGCTCTTTTCTCTCGGTCAAGGTCTTCAGCAGTGACTCGATAACccggctggggggctgggggcaggatcAGTGGGTCGTTTCGCCTTGAGGGTAGCAGCAGAGGGACCTTCCGCTTCCGGGGCCTGGAACCGCCGTCAGATGGTTGTGAACGGTTCAAGCTTTGCGTCTTCCCTGAGGGGGCATCGGCAGCCTTTTCAGGCTCGATCTTCCTTTGCGGGCCCACTGAGGACGAAGGGCTAGGCTGATGGCGGTCCTTGCCGGCTGTCTCGGCGGGCGCGTAGAGGTGTGAGGCGGCCGGGCCCAGGAGCCCGGCAGCGCGCGGACCGCCCCTCTGCAGCGGTGGAAAACCCCTGGTGGAGCTGTACGAACTGGTGATGGCATTCCGTTTGCTGCATGAGCTCAGAAAGTGGGTCTGGGATTTCCTAACCGGGACATCTCCTGGGCTGTTGGAACAAAAGTCTCTCTTCAgaggcccaggcctgggcacAAAGGAAGCGAGAACCCCGTTGACCACCAGGCGCCGAAACGCAGACTGCGCGTGCACACTGCCGTCTGAGCCCTGTCTCTGCTCGTCCTGACTTTCGGGGACTGGGTGCCCTTCCTTTCGCTTTGCTTGCCCTTTACTGCCCTCAGCCAGGGCCGGCAGTTCCTCCTCTGTCTTGGCTGTCAGTGGGCCGCTCTCTTCAAGACCCATCACCGGGGTCTCCTTTACACAAAGGtttgggaggtggagagacagtgACGACCACATGCAGATGACCGTCTGCTTCAGAGCCACACGCATCTTCAGCTTGCCTTTGGCAGATGCCATCTTCAGGAGCACCGAGGTGCGGAACATGCTGGAGATGCACGTGTAGAGCCCTGGCTTCTGACGGCCGCTCCGGGGCACTGAGGAAAAGGCCCCCAGAAGCAAGAACC of Vicugna pacos chromosome 22, VicPac4, whole genome shotgun sequence contains these proteins:
- the LOC102542509 gene encoding nuclear envelope pore membrane protein POM 121-like isoform X1, whose protein sequence is MGGYLSWPRPRPPPPVLRGGDLPERPQRLGSAHPGRRAPPACRVHSGAPALDLPRRLSYQDLVASPHRRRRRRRFVVVHRPQCPIQQARFLLLGAFSSVPRSGRQKPGLYTCISSMFRTSVLLKMASAKGKLKMRVALKQTVICMWSSLSLHLPNLCVKETPVMGLEESGPLTAKTEEELPALAEGSKGQAKRKEGHPVPESQDEQRQGSDGSVHAQSAFRRLVVNGVLASFVPRPGPLKRDFCSNSPGDVPVRKSQTHFLSSCSKRNAITSSYSSTRGFPPLQRGGPRAAGLLGPAASHLYAPAETAGKDRHQPSPSSSVGPQRKIEPEKAADAPSGKTQSLNRSQPSDGGSRPRKRKVPLLLPSRRNDPLILPPAPQPGYRVTAEDLDREKRAAIQWINKVLEGVSHSHVDSCRPQYVSSMIELRP
- the LOC102542509 gene encoding nuclear envelope pore membrane protein POM 121-like isoform X2, translating into MGGYLSWPRPRPPPPVLRGGDLPERPQRLGSAHPGRRAPPACRVHSGAPALDLPRRLSYQDLVASPHRRRRRRRFVVVHRPQCPIQQARFLLLGAFSSVPRSGRQKPGLYTCISSMFRTSVLLKMASAKGKLKMRVALKQTVICMWSSLSLHLPNLCVKETPVMGLEESGPLTAKTEEELPALAEGSKGQAKRKEGHPVPESQDEQRQGSDGSVHAQSAFRRLVVNGVLASFVPRPGPLKRDFCSNSPGDVPVRKSQTHFLSSCSKRNAITSSYSSTRGFPPLQRGGPRAAGLLGPAASHLYAPAETAGKDRHQPSPSSSVGPQRKIEPEKAADAPSGKTQSLNRSQPSDGGSRPRKRKVPLLLPSRRNDPLILPPAPQPGYRVTAEDLDREKRAAIQWINKVLEG